Proteins from a genomic interval of Marmoricola sp. OAE513:
- a CDS encoding DUF779 domain-containing protein produces the protein MSISTKRVEVTDEAAELLRRLVGQYGPLMFHQSGGCCDGSSPMCFPAGDFITSEADVHLAELDVGTEAPIPFWMSRAQFAYWSHTHLTVDVVPGRGSGFSVEAPEGVRFLIRSRLFTDEEAEALDP, from the coding sequence ATGTCGATCTCCACCAAGCGGGTGGAGGTCACCGACGAGGCGGCGGAGCTCCTCCGCCGCCTCGTCGGCCAGTACGGCCCGCTCATGTTCCACCAGTCCGGCGGCTGCTGCGACGGGTCTTCCCCGATGTGCTTCCCCGCCGGCGACTTCATCACCAGTGAGGCCGACGTCCACCTGGCCGAGCTCGATGTCGGCACGGAGGCGCCGATCCCCTTCTGGATGTCGAGGGCACAGTTCGCCTACTGGTCGCACACCCACCTGACCGTGGATGTCGTCCCGGGGAGAGGTTCGGGCTTCTCGGTCGAGGCACCCGAGGGCGTCCGCTTCCTGATCCGGTCACGGCTCTTCACCGACGAGGAAGCCGAAGCACTCGACCCCTGA
- a CDS encoding SDR family NAD(P)-dependent oxidoreductase encodes MTKISRNARAIVTGAASGIGQAFAVELGRRGGQVVVSDIDMVGAQRTVTAIEDQGGTAVAVHCDVSKLDSVQDLAAEACRWFEGVPTLVINNAGVGAGGNVVGDAPIEDWHWTLDINLWGPIHGCHVFAPLLRQQALDGQRGGIINVASAASFGAAPRMAAYNVSKAGVLSLSETLAAELSGTGVNVTVLCPTFVKTNIVTSGRINAKASEAASKLMQFGMSPAKVARVCLDTHDRGGLYVMPQIDAKIGWQIKRTLPQTYTRVAGLLERFGPISDDSLPDTGPVVELAETRTTEKEH; translated from the coding sequence GTGACGAAGATCAGCCGGAACGCCCGGGCAATCGTCACCGGAGCCGCCAGCGGCATCGGCCAGGCGTTCGCGGTCGAGCTCGGTCGGCGCGGCGGCCAGGTCGTCGTCAGCGACATCGACATGGTCGGTGCCCAGCGCACCGTCACCGCCATCGAGGACCAGGGCGGCACCGCGGTCGCCGTCCACTGCGACGTCTCGAAGCTGGACAGCGTCCAGGACCTCGCGGCCGAGGCCTGCCGCTGGTTCGAGGGCGTGCCCACGCTGGTGATCAACAACGCCGGCGTCGGAGCCGGCGGCAACGTCGTCGGGGACGCCCCCATCGAGGACTGGCACTGGACCCTCGACATCAACCTCTGGGGTCCCATCCACGGGTGCCACGTGTTCGCCCCGTTGCTGCGGCAACAGGCGTTGGACGGGCAGCGCGGCGGCATCATCAACGTCGCGTCAGCTGCGAGCTTCGGGGCCGCCCCACGGATGGCGGCGTACAACGTCAGCAAGGCAGGGGTGCTGTCGCTCAGCGAGACCTTGGCGGCGGAGCTGTCCGGGACCGGGGTGAACGTCACGGTGCTGTGCCCGACGTTCGTGAAGACCAACATCGTCACCTCCGGCCGCATCAACGCCAAGGCGTCCGAGGCGGCCAGCAAGCTGATGCAGTTCGGGATGTCGCCGGCCAAGGTCGCCCGGGTCTGCCTCGACACCCACGACCGCGGCGGGCTGTACGTGATGCCTCAGATCGACGCCAAGATCGGCTGGCAGATCAAGCGCACCCTGCCGCAGACCTACACCCGCGTCGCCGGCCTGCTCGAGCGCTTCGGCCCGATCAGCGACGACTCCCTGCCCGACACCGGCCCGGTCGTCGAGCTGGCCGAGACGCGCACCACCGAGAAGGAGCACTGA
- a CDS encoding VOC family protein — protein MAIARFPSLVIDCPDPAVLADFYGTMLGWPTTRTDADGGWAEVRADYGQVISFQRVDDYTPPAWPGQAKPQQTHLDVLVDDLDEGEAAVLGLGATKAEHQPGERFRVFLDPAGHPFCLCLD, from the coding sequence ATGGCCATCGCACGCTTCCCCTCGCTCGTCATCGACTGCCCCGACCCCGCCGTGCTCGCGGACTTCTACGGGACGATGCTCGGCTGGCCGACGACCCGGACCGATGCTGACGGCGGTTGGGCCGAGGTTCGCGCCGACTACGGTCAGGTGATCTCGTTCCAGCGGGTCGACGACTACACCCCGCCGGCGTGGCCCGGTCAGGCCAAGCCCCAGCAGACCCACCTCGACGTGCTGGTGGACGACCTCGACGAGGGCGAGGCAGCCGTTCTCGGGCTCGGCGCGACCAAGGCGGAGCACCAGCCGGGCGAGCGGTTCCGGGTCTTCCTCGACCCTGCCGGTCACCCGTTCTGCCTCTGCCTGGACTGA
- a CDS encoding ferritin-like domain-containing protein, with protein sequence MATTVQPALNMEDMLQKIKDKQWALADIDWEAPGAETISDEFRPKLKAFMADLCWIENVGARGFAAMAKKAPNPTIAEIYRYFHAEEQRHANAELALLKRWGMLEDGEIPEPNVNIRMAIEWLDTYADDMPLSVLGTVIPMLEVALDGALLKFLLEEVHDPVCHQVFEKINNDESRHIAVDFAVLDMIGHATARKLAIDFVSNVATPALIIGALMYLPLLNRIRNNIMDMGLQPEKLYRAMERFEKLGNRGEFTHRVPLFQVIRQHAKMVVNPQHPYHLLANSMVTLSEYYPKALFRPIPTWFKELTYEPVTRTVKKGMNAA encoded by the coding sequence ATGGCCACCACCGTCCAGCCCGCGCTGAACATGGAAGACATGCTGCAGAAGATCAAGGACAAGCAGTGGGCCCTCGCCGACATCGACTGGGAGGCACCGGGCGCGGAGACGATCAGCGACGAGTTCCGGCCCAAGCTGAAGGCGTTCATGGCTGACCTCTGCTGGATCGAGAACGTCGGTGCCCGGGGCTTCGCCGCAATGGCGAAGAAGGCTCCGAACCCGACCATCGCGGAGATCTACCGGTACTTCCACGCCGAGGAGCAGCGGCACGCGAACGCCGAGCTCGCCCTGCTCAAGCGCTGGGGCATGCTCGAGGACGGCGAGATCCCGGAGCCGAACGTCAACATCCGGATGGCGATCGAGTGGCTCGACACGTACGCCGACGACATGCCGCTCTCGGTGCTCGGCACGGTGATCCCGATGCTCGAGGTGGCCCTCGACGGAGCGCTGCTGAAGTTCCTGCTCGAGGAGGTGCACGACCCGGTGTGCCACCAGGTCTTCGAGAAGATCAACAACGACGAGTCCCGGCACATCGCCGTCGACTTCGCCGTCCTCGACATGATCGGGCACGCGACGGCACGCAAGCTGGCGATCGACTTCGTGTCAAACGTCGCGACGCCCGCGCTCATCATCGGCGCCCTGATGTACCTGCCGCTCCTCAACCGGATCCGCAACAACATCATGGACATGGGGCTGCAGCCCGAGAAGCTCTACCGCGCCATGGAGCGGTTCGAGAAGCTCGGCAACCGCGGCGAGTTCACGCACCGCGTTCCGCTGTTCCAGGTCATCCGCCAGCACGCGAAGATGGTGGTCAACCCCCAGCACCCGTACCACCTGCTGGCGAACTCGATGGTGACGCTGTCGGAGTACTACCCGAAGGCGCTGTTCCGCCCGATCCCGACCTGGTTCAAGGAGCTGACCTACGAGCCGGTGACGCGCACGGTGAAGAAGGGGATGAACGCCGCATGA
- a CDS encoding amidohydrolase → MPQNNHRAIDVHQHLWTDEFVDRLRARTQVPYLRGWTLYTAGEAPYEIDPGAHDVERRIAADHESEVGTACLSLSAPLGIEDLPRPQAGLLIDAWHRGVRELPDHFKAWASVPSTDPDIGALHTLLADDKFVGLQIPATLVSTPVGWERIGALLLAAEVAGKPVLIHPGAEASKPREPVPGWWRPTVGYTAQMSAAWWGWQAFGGISLFGDLRLVFAAGAGLAPLHQERQIQRGGVDKPIAPKVFVDSSGYGPRALDALTRVLGIDALVLGSDRPYGDPVREFLGDAATLALRVRNPQRLLAPTPASDLTWAVAS, encoded by the coding sequence ATGCCCCAGAACAACCACCGCGCGATCGACGTCCACCAACACCTGTGGACCGACGAGTTCGTCGACCGGTTGCGCGCCCGCACGCAGGTTCCGTACCTGCGCGGCTGGACGTTGTACACCGCCGGCGAAGCGCCGTACGAGATCGACCCAGGAGCACATGACGTCGAGCGGCGCATCGCCGCGGACCACGAATCGGAGGTCGGCACGGCGTGCCTCAGCCTCTCTGCTCCGCTGGGGATCGAGGACCTCCCGCGTCCCCAGGCCGGCCTGCTGATCGACGCCTGGCACCGCGGGGTCCGCGAGCTCCCGGACCACTTCAAGGCGTGGGCCTCGGTCCCGTCGACCGACCCGGACATCGGCGCGCTGCACACGCTGCTCGCGGACGACAAGTTCGTCGGTCTCCAGATCCCGGCGACCCTGGTCTCCACGCCCGTCGGTTGGGAGCGGATCGGAGCCCTGCTGCTCGCGGCCGAGGTCGCCGGCAAGCCGGTGCTGATCCACCCGGGCGCCGAGGCGAGCAAGCCGCGCGAGCCCGTGCCGGGGTGGTGGCGCCCGACGGTCGGGTACACCGCGCAGATGAGCGCCGCCTGGTGGGGTTGGCAGGCATTCGGAGGCATCAGTCTCTTCGGCGACCTGCGGTTGGTCTTCGCGGCCGGCGCCGGTCTGGCGCCGTTGCACCAGGAGCGCCAGATCCAGCGCGGCGGCGTCGACAAGCCGATCGCCCCGAAGGTCTTCGTGGACAGCTCCGGCTACGGTCCGCGGGCCCTCGACGCCCTCACCCGGGTGCTCGGCATCGACGCCCTGGTCCTCGGCAGCGACCGCCCGTACGGCGACCCGGTCCGGGAGTTCCTCGGCGACGCGGCCACTCTCGCGCTTCGGGTCCGCAACCCGCAGCGTCTGCTGGCGCCGACGCCGGCGAGCGACCTGACGTGGGCGGTGGCGTCGTGA
- a CDS encoding GAF and ANTAR domain-containing protein, protein MSPTQNRRAPEGSPNIPPLRRVAATARDLLSERSTDSTLERILLLAVEVIPGAADSSISLRHRDGSIETPAATSERGAHADRLQYETGVGPCLSALNEHEIVSAPDLSSDDRWGSWAPRTSVETGARSMLCFRLFTNEKVLGALNLYANQPHAFTTDDVDLGRAFAAQAAVALARASQIGNLEAALDSRSRIGEAVGILMERFDLTSDRGFEVLARYSQNGNRKLRDVATELVETRHLPHELEPPAPH, encoded by the coding sequence ATGTCACCCACCCAGAATCGACGCGCGCCGGAAGGCAGCCCGAACATCCCTCCGCTCCGCCGCGTCGCCGCCACCGCGCGCGACCTGCTCAGCGAGCGCTCCACCGACTCGACCCTGGAGCGGATCCTGCTCCTCGCGGTCGAGGTCATCCCGGGAGCCGCCGACTCCTCGATCAGCCTGCGTCATCGCGACGGGTCCATCGAAACACCCGCCGCGACGAGCGAGCGAGGCGCCCACGCCGACCGGCTCCAGTACGAGACCGGCGTCGGCCCCTGCCTGTCAGCCCTCAACGAGCACGAGATCGTCTCGGCGCCCGACCTCAGCAGCGACGACCGGTGGGGCTCCTGGGCACCGAGGACCAGCGTGGAAACCGGGGCCAGGAGCATGCTGTGCTTCCGGCTCTTCACGAACGAGAAGGTCCTCGGCGCCCTCAACCTCTACGCCAACCAGCCCCACGCCTTCACCACCGACGACGTCGATCTGGGCAGAGCCTTCGCCGCCCAAGCAGCCGTCGCACTCGCCCGCGCCTCCCAGATCGGAAACCTCGAGGCCGCCCTCGACAGCCGCTCGCGGATCGGGGAAGCCGTTGGCATCCTCATGGAGCGCTTCGACCTCACCTCGGACAGAGGGTTCGAGGTGCTCGCCCGGTACAGCCAGAACGGCAACCGAAAGCTGCGCGACGTCGCGACCGAGCTCGTCGAGACCCGGCACCTGCCCCACGAGCTCGAGCCTCCCGCCCCGCACTGA
- a CDS encoding cysteine dioxygenase family protein, with translation MTATLEPSALQVLPGGRDLSREELEELVSSIAADPGSWGHLVAFDSEERVYVSLHRDAHVDVWLLCWTPENDTGWHDHDVSQGAVAVVAGELVESNLTLLHGAREKRIPEGEVFSFGADHIHRLSGAVHGSVSVHAYSPPLWRMGQYAVNEDGVLRRISLSYADELRPVD, from the coding sequence GTGACGGCAACGCTCGAGCCCTCGGCGCTCCAGGTCCTGCCCGGTGGCAGGGACCTGAGCCGCGAGGAGCTCGAGGAGCTGGTCAGCTCCATCGCTGCGGATCCCGGTTCGTGGGGACACCTGGTCGCGTTCGACTCGGAGGAACGCGTGTACGTGTCGCTGCACCGCGACGCCCACGTCGACGTCTGGCTGCTGTGCTGGACGCCGGAGAACGACACCGGATGGCACGACCACGACGTGTCCCAGGGCGCGGTCGCCGTGGTGGCGGGCGAGCTGGTCGAGAGCAACCTGACCCTGCTGCACGGGGCGCGTGAGAAGCGGATCCCCGAGGGCGAGGTGTTCTCCTTCGGTGCCGACCACATCCACCGGTTGAGCGGCGCCGTGCACGGCTCGGTCTCCGTGCACGCCTACTCGCCGCCGCTGTGGCGGATGGGCCAGTACGCCGTGAACGAAGACGGCGTCCTGCGGCGCATCTCCCTGTCGTACGCCGACGAGCTGCGCCCGGTCGACTGA
- a CDS encoding prolyl oligopeptidase family serine peptidase produces the protein MRARVVVPLVLASALLAGCSDDSPPRSAPPPSPSPTATAPSPTPSATPAPREVSVLGLATQQLTGSDLKLGKVRERTATYTSYDVTYRSRSTTTAGTSDTFRISGVLNVPQGTGPFPAVVLAHGYIDPAVYVRGQGMTRERGYLAARGYVALHVDYRNHAESGDDPDLNVHMRLGYTADVINAAKALTSSKRVPVDADRVYLFGRSMGGGVGMKALEVAPGLFRGAALWASVSSLESENWNRFTRNPTNRQAALNGQVVRRNGTPQQNPAFWRDNSARPFFDRITEPVLLVHGRNDDTCPPRWARATKRAMDAAGVDAQLAWYDDGHPFGSAFNAAMDRTVGFFANAGR, from the coding sequence GTGCGCGCTCGGGTCGTCGTTCCGCTCGTGCTTGCTTCGGCGCTGCTCGCAGGGTGCAGCGACGACAGCCCGCCGCGTTCGGCCCCGCCGCCGAGCCCGTCGCCGACCGCGACCGCGCCGTCCCCCACGCCGAGCGCCACCCCCGCCCCGCGCGAGGTCTCCGTTCTCGGCCTCGCTACCCAGCAGCTCACCGGCAGTGACCTGAAGCTGGGCAAGGTCCGCGAGCGCACGGCGACCTACACGTCGTACGACGTCACCTACCGGAGCCGGTCGACCACGACCGCGGGCACCAGCGACACCTTCCGGATCTCGGGAGTGCTGAACGTGCCGCAGGGCACGGGTCCGTTCCCGGCGGTCGTCCTGGCCCACGGCTACATCGACCCGGCCGTCTACGTCCGCGGCCAGGGCATGACCCGCGAGCGCGGCTACCTCGCGGCGCGCGGGTACGTCGCCCTGCACGTGGACTACCGCAACCACGCCGAGTCCGGCGACGACCCGGACCTCAACGTGCACATGCGCTTGGGCTACACCGCCGACGTGATCAACGCGGCGAAGGCGCTGACGTCCTCGAAGCGCGTGCCGGTCGACGCCGACCGGGTCTACCTCTTCGGCCGCTCAATGGGTGGCGGCGTCGGCATGAAGGCCCTCGAGGTCGCACCCGGGCTGTTCCGCGGCGCGGCCCTGTGGGCGTCGGTCTCCTCGCTGGAGTCGGAGAACTGGAACCGTTTCACCCGCAACCCGACCAACCGTCAGGCGGCGCTGAACGGCCAGGTCGTACGCCGCAACGGCACCCCGCAGCAGAACCCCGCCTTCTGGCGTGACAACTCAGCACGCCCGTTCTTCGACCGGATCACCGAGCCGGTGCTGCTCGTGCACGGCCGCAACGACGACACCTGTCCTCCGCGCTGGGCGCGCGCCACGAAGCGCGCGATGGACGCCGCCGGGGTCGACGCCCAGCTCGCCTGGTACGACGACGGGCACCCCTTCGGGTCGGCGTTCAATGCCGCGATGGACCGGACGGTCGGGTTCTTCGCGAACGCCGGTCGGTAG
- a CDS encoding NAD(P)/FAD-dependent oxidoreductase, with product MSTTTVSTSRQARRPVVEPVETRRPKRSPHVHTTVIIGAGFIGLGTAIKLREAGVDDLVILERADRVGGTWRDATYPGAACDIPSQLYSFSFAKNPGWSRAYSPSAEILAHIEELADRFDLVKDIRFNTEVTKLVFDKAEARWEVSCGRKKLYARTVVVASGPLSDASLPKIAGIEDYQGTKVLSARWDHDYDFAGKNIAVIGTGASAVQIIPELVKVAGSVKVFQRTPGWVMPRVDLETPELAKAVFEKLPLVQQVTRSALFFAHEAAATGLVWDTPVTTLIQQAGRLHLRMTVKDRWLRRQLTPDFRAGCKRMLMSSDYYPALQQDNCKLITWPIAKITPRGIQTADALQHEVDAIVFATGYDVHLEGPPYPIFGLDGQSLQEEWSGHPEAYKSASAHGYPNLFFTCGPNSGPGHNSLLVYAQGQIEYAVAGIRAVVEQDLRWIDVKKDVQDGYNVSMQKRLRSTTWMSGCTSWYLTKDGFNASMYPGFASQYLRQMQDFRIRDYDVASNAARRLWNIPADRTLAAV from the coding sequence ATGAGCACGACCACGGTTTCGACGTCTCGACAGGCTCGACGACCGGTCGTCGAGCCTGTCGAGACGCGACGACCCAAGCGCAGTCCCCACGTCCACACCACCGTCATCATCGGTGCGGGCTTCATCGGCCTCGGTACGGCGATCAAGCTGCGCGAGGCGGGCGTCGACGACCTCGTCATCCTCGAACGCGCGGACCGTGTCGGCGGCACCTGGCGGGACGCGACGTACCCGGGCGCGGCCTGTGACATCCCCTCGCAGCTCTACTCGTTCTCGTTCGCGAAGAACCCCGGCTGGTCGCGCGCGTACTCGCCGAGCGCGGAGATCCTCGCGCACATCGAGGAGCTCGCCGATCGGTTCGACCTGGTCAAGGACATCCGCTTCAACACCGAGGTGACCAAGCTGGTCTTCGACAAGGCCGAGGCGCGCTGGGAGGTCAGCTGCGGGCGCAAGAAGCTCTACGCCCGCACGGTCGTGGTCGCCTCGGGCCCGCTCTCGGACGCGAGCCTGCCGAAGATCGCCGGCATCGAGGACTACCAGGGCACCAAGGTGCTCAGCGCGCGGTGGGACCACGACTACGACTTCGCGGGCAAGAACATCGCAGTGATCGGCACCGGCGCGAGCGCGGTCCAGATCATCCCCGAGCTGGTGAAGGTGGCCGGCTCGGTGAAGGTCTTCCAGCGCACACCCGGTTGGGTGATGCCGCGCGTGGACCTGGAGACCCCGGAGCTCGCGAAGGCGGTCTTCGAGAAGCTTCCGCTGGTCCAGCAGGTCACGCGCAGCGCGCTCTTCTTCGCCCACGAAGCGGCCGCGACCGGGCTGGTGTGGGACACCCCGGTCACCACGCTGATCCAGCAGGCCGGCAGGCTGCACCTCCGGATGACCGTGAAGGACAGGTGGCTCCGTCGCCAGTTGACGCCGGACTTCCGGGCCGGCTGCAAGCGGATGCTGATGTCCAGCGACTACTACCCAGCGCTGCAGCAGGACAACTGCAAGCTGATCACCTGGCCGATCGCCAAGATCACGCCGCGTGGGATCCAGACGGCCGACGCGCTGCAGCACGAGGTCGACGCGATCGTCTTCGCGACCGGGTACGACGTGCACCTCGAGGGGCCGCCGTACCCGATCTTCGGGCTGGACGGCCAGTCGCTCCAGGAGGAGTGGTCCGGGCACCCGGAGGCGTACAAGAGCGCGAGCGCGCACGGGTACCCGAACCTGTTCTTCACCTGCGGCCCGAACTCGGGGCCGGGACACAACTCGCTGCTCGTCTACGCCCAAGGGCAGATCGAGTACGCCGTGGCCGGCATCCGGGCGGTCGTGGAGCAGGACCTGCGCTGGATCGACGTGAAGAAGGACGTCCAGGACGGCTACAACGTCTCGATGCAGAAGCGGCTGCGCAGCACGACCTGGATGTCCGGCTGCACGAGCTGGTACCTGACCAAGGACGGCTTCAACGCCTCGATGTATCCAGGGTTCGCGAGCCAGTATCTTCGTCAGATGCAGGACTTCCGGATCCGCGACTACGACGTCGCCTCGAACGCTGCCCGGAGGCTGTGGAACATCCCCGCGGACCGCACGCTGGCGGCCGTCTAG
- a CDS encoding alpha/beta hydrolase, with protein sequence MQTLTRFTPHPPSARARLAHWATNLTVRPLEHIVPEGELGVRVTRRVLAGLMAGAAVSATDVTMTAVDSTTQAFGRVQGEWLKPTTPRPGAVVFYIHGSGYNLCSTKTHRPLVSRLASQSRTTVFSVEYRLAPEHPFPAAPEDIENAYDWLLAQGWTPDQVVVAGDSAGGHLALDLCLRLVREGRQLPAGMVLLSPLADVTCDLMAEREKAIPDAMISAAGVRKLLAHYLRDTDPLHPRLTHVVEDGEVLPPTLIQAGGAEFLAADAHHIADMLAASGTDVRLEIWPGQMHVFQAAARMVPEADQALRRAARFVVAAHQAAEDRRENAAHAREGDTA encoded by the coding sequence GTGCAGACTCTCACCCGCTTCACCCCGCACCCGCCCTCGGCGCGTGCCCGCCTCGCCCACTGGGCGACCAATCTGACTGTCCGGCCGCTCGAGCACATCGTTCCTGAGGGCGAGCTCGGTGTCCGGGTCACCCGCCGGGTGCTGGCCGGCTTGATGGCCGGTGCCGCGGTCTCCGCAACCGACGTCACCATGACCGCGGTCGACTCGACCACGCAGGCGTTCGGCCGGGTCCAGGGGGAGTGGCTCAAGCCCACGACCCCGCGCCCGGGTGCGGTCGTGTTCTACATCCACGGCAGCGGCTACAACCTCTGCTCGACGAAGACGCACCGTCCCCTGGTCAGCCGCCTCGCGAGCCAGAGCCGGACGACGGTTTTCAGCGTCGAGTACCGGCTCGCCCCCGAGCACCCCTTCCCGGCGGCGCCCGAGGACATCGAGAACGCCTACGACTGGCTGCTCGCGCAGGGTTGGACGCCCGACCAGGTCGTCGTCGCCGGCGACTCCGCCGGCGGGCACCTGGCGCTCGACCTCTGCCTGCGGCTGGTGCGCGAGGGGCGCCAGCTGCCGGCCGGCATGGTGCTGCTCTCGCCGCTGGCCGACGTCACCTGCGACCTCATGGCCGAGCGCGAGAAGGCGATCCCGGACGCGATGATCTCCGCCGCCGGTGTCCGGAAGCTGCTGGCGCACTACCTGCGCGACACCGACCCGCTGCACCCGCGCCTGACGCACGTCGTCGAGGACGGCGAGGTGCTGCCGCCGACGCTCATCCAGGCGGGAGGGGCGGAGTTCCTCGCCGCCGACGCCCACCACATCGCCGACATGCTCGCCGCGTCCGGCACCGACGTCCGACTCGAGATCTGGCCCGGCCAGATGCACGTGTTTCAGGCCGCGGCCCGGATGGTGCCGGAGGCCGACCAAGCCCTGCGGCGCGCGGCGCGCTTCGTCGTCGCTGCTCACCAGGCCGCCGAGGACCGCCGCGAGAACGCGGCGCACGCACGAGAAGGAGACACCGCATGA
- a CDS encoding GAF domain-containing protein produces the protein MTTRSPQGQMRAEVADSWHLSAAAGVSADKVEAPITLAEDALRDHRAAHPLAQVFPLLDDVLGQAARDCDAIMAVSDAEGQLLWVCGTPVALRRAEKIGFVEGSNWDERLAGTNAPGLALRLDRPAQVRRAEHFRRSVQNWSCAATPIHDPTSTSLLGVLDITGNDDIAVPQTLAMVRAAARMAEAELAREKLSRSSYAETAPGALHLVIESLGRNDSLLTVDDGRGHRNQLRLSPRHSEILLLLASAPRGLSGDELAVLVYEDDGASSTLRAELNRLRSLLGDDVLDSRPYRLAGSVTADWLALEAHLVAGDVRAAMRAYRGPILPRSTAPGVVRLREQLHMSLREAVRTSGQADLMSTWTRSSWGSEDYEIWQAQRDCVGAGSPMLALIDGQLARLDRELI, from the coding sequence ATGACCACACGCTCGCCCCAGGGGCAGATGCGTGCAGAAGTCGCGGACTCCTGGCACCTCTCTGCTGCTGCCGGTGTGTCCGCGGACAAGGTCGAGGCCCCGATCACGCTCGCCGAGGACGCCCTGCGCGACCACCGCGCCGCCCACCCGCTGGCCCAGGTCTTCCCGCTGCTCGACGACGTGCTCGGTCAGGCGGCCCGCGACTGCGACGCGATCATGGCGGTCTCCGACGCCGAGGGGCAGCTGCTCTGGGTGTGCGGCACTCCGGTCGCCCTGCGCCGGGCGGAGAAGATCGGCTTCGTCGAGGGCAGCAACTGGGACGAGCGGCTGGCCGGCACGAACGCTCCGGGGCTGGCGCTGCGCCTCGACCGCCCCGCCCAGGTACGCCGCGCCGAGCACTTCCGCCGTTCGGTGCAGAACTGGAGCTGCGCGGCGACGCCGATCCACGACCCGACCTCGACGAGCCTGCTCGGCGTCCTCGACATCACCGGCAACGACGACATCGCAGTCCCGCAGACCCTCGCGATGGTGCGGGCCGCCGCCCGGATGGCCGAGGCCGAGCTCGCCCGGGAGAAGCTCAGCCGCAGCTCGTACGCCGAGACCGCCCCGGGCGCGCTGCACCTGGTCATCGAGTCCCTGGGCCGCAACGACTCGCTGCTCACGGTCGACGACGGCCGCGGGCACCGCAACCAGCTGCGACTCTCGCCGCGGCACAGCGAGATCCTGCTGCTGCTCGCCTCGGCTCCCCGCGGCCTGTCGGGCGACGAGCTCGCCGTCCTGGTCTACGAGGACGACGGGGCCTCCTCGACGCTGCGCGCCGAGCTCAACCGGCTGCGCAGCCTGCTCGGGGACGACGTGCTGGACTCCCGCCCGTACCGGTTGGCTGGTTCGGTGACCGCAGACTGGTTGGCGCTGGAGGCGCACCTGGTCGCGGGCGACGTCCGGGCGGCGATGCGGGCCTATCGCGGACCGATCCTGCCGAGGTCGACGGCACCGGGCGTCGTGCGGCTGCGCGAGCAGCTGCACATGAGCCTGCGCGAGGCCGTGCGCACCAGCGGCCAGGCCGACCTGATGTCCACCTGGACCCGGTCGAGCTGGGGCAGCGAGGACTACGAGATCTGGCAGGCCCAGCGGGACTGCGTCGGAGCCGGGTCACCGATGCTGGCGCTCATCGACGGGCAGCTGGCCCGGCTGGACCGCGAGCTGATCTGA
- a CDS encoding FMN-binding negative transcriptional regulator, producing the protein MYVPRANVVEHEEDVRAMVAGVGSAELVTVGADGYPRATLLPVLWEGDTVIAHIARANDHWREIVDGAPALMVCTGAQAYVTPSWYAGKTEHGRVVPTWNYSTVHLLGRVHLHDDPEFVRRAVTSLTDRHEQVRPEPWTVADAPEKFVDGQLRAIVGIELRVERVEAKAKLSQNRSEEDRASVAAGLAAGTPEERVVAQQMGTGA; encoded by the coding sequence ATGTACGTACCCCGCGCCAACGTCGTCGAGCACGAGGAGGACGTCCGCGCGATGGTCGCCGGCGTCGGCTCCGCCGAGCTCGTGACCGTAGGTGCCGACGGTTACCCGCGCGCCACGCTGCTGCCGGTCCTCTGGGAAGGCGACACCGTGATCGCCCACATCGCGCGGGCCAACGACCACTGGCGCGAGATCGTCGACGGCGCGCCGGCACTGATGGTGTGCACCGGGGCGCAGGCCTACGTCACGCCGTCCTGGTACGCCGGCAAGACCGAGCACGGCCGGGTGGTGCCGACCTGGAACTACTCCACCGTGCACCTCCTCGGCCGGGTCCACCTGCACGACGACCCCGAGTTCGTACGCCGCGCCGTCACCTCGTTGACCGACCGTCACGAACAGGTTCGTCCCGAGCCGTGGACAGTGGCGGACGCCCCCGAGAAGTTCGTCGACGGACAGCTCCGCGCGATCGTCGGCATCGAGCTGCGCGTCGAGCGGGTCGAGGCCAAGGCCAAGCTCAGCCAGAACCGTTCGGAGGAGGACCGGGCCTCCGTCGCTGCCGGCCTCGCGGCCGGGACCCCCGAGGAACGTGTGGTCGCCCAGCAGATGGGCACAGGGGCTTGA